GCGTCGGCCGCCTCGACCTCCGACTCCGCCTCGTCGAGCAGTTCGTCGACGTCGGGCTCGTCGTCCGCGGGGTCCGCGTCGGCGTCCGCGACGGTCGAGACGTCGGGGTCGGCGTCGATGTCGGCGAAGGAGCCGGCGTCGCCGAGGTCGTCTAACCCCTCCATGTCCTCGACCTCGTCGACCATGGAGTCGAGGTCGTCGAACTGGTCGACCTCCTCGTCAGCGAGCAGGTCGTCGACCGACATGTCCTCCGAGTCCGTCGCGTCGGCCTCGGCCGCGGAGGCGTCGGTCGCCTCGGCCGTCCCGCCGTCGTCGGCTTCGTCGGCCGCCGGGGCGTCGGCCGTCTCGGCGGCGATCGCCGTCGCGTCCGTGATGATCGCCTCCTCGACCGCGTCGACCGGTTCGAGCGCGGCGCTTATCGCCGCCTCGCCGACGGGACTGGCGAACGCGGCGTCGAAGGCGGACCCGTAGTCGTCGTCCTCGATGACGTCCTCGGACGGGTCGGTGCCGAGGAGGTCGAACGCGTCGCGGAGCGCCTCGACGACGAGGACGCCGTTGTTCACGTCGCCCTCGGCGATCGCGAGGCGGACGTGGTACACGTCGTGGCCGGCGTCCGCCGGGCGGTTCACCGACGACAGCAGGTCGCGGACCTCGTCGTCGTCCGGGTCCGCGATGCCGCCGGCGTCGCCGTGCTCGCGGAGGGCGTCGATGGTCGCCGAGGGGTCCGTCCGCGGTTCGCCGTGGCGGCGGACCTCGTCGATCATCCCCTCGAGGAGGTCGACCCCCTCGAACACCTGGTCCATCAGGTCCGGCGTGACCTCGGCCGACCCGGTGCGGACCTCCTCGAGGAGGTCCTCCAGGGCGTGTGCGAGGTCGCTGGCGTCGGAAAAGCCCATCGCGCCGCAGTTCCCCTTGAGGGTGTGGGCGGTCCGGAAGATCTCCTCCATCGCCGCGTCGTCGTCCGGGTCGTTCTCCAGTCGCAACAGCGCGTTGTTCAGTGCCGTGATGTTCTCTTCGCTCTCCTGAACGAAGTCCCTGACGTACTCATCCATGCGTATCACCGTCCGTGGTGGCCGCGTCGACGATCCCCCGCGTGAGGTCGCCCACGTCGAGGACCGAGTCGACGCAACCTGTTTCGATAGCCTGCTTCGGGATACCGAAGACGGGGCTCGACGCCTCGTCCTGAGCGACCGTCGCACCACCCGCCTGCTTTATCGCCTCGATGCCGGCAGCGCCGTCTCTCCCCATGCCGGTCAGGGCGACGCCGACGAGCGGGGCGGGGACGACGTCCGCGGCGGACTCCATCGTCTCGTCGATCGCCGGACGCACGCCGTGGCGGCGCTCGCCCTTCGTCAGCCGGAGGCGGAGTTCGTCGTCGCTCGCTTCGGCGACGCGCATGTGGAACCCGCCTTTCGCGATGACTGCTTCGCCGGGGCCGACGCGCCGGCCGTGGCTCGCTTCGGAGACGTCGTACTCCGAGAGCGCGTCCAGGCGGGCGGCGAGCCTGTCCGTGAAGCTCGCGGGCATGTGCTGAACGACCAGCACGCGCGCCCGGAGGTCCGCGGGGAGCTCGTAGAGTATCCGCTCGACGACCTTCGGACCGCCGGTCGACGCGCCGATGACGATCGTCGGCGCGCCGTCAGAGAGGTCGCGGTCGACCGTCGTGACGGGGCCCTCGCCTGCGATATCGGGTGTGACGGTCGTTTCGACGCCGGACGCGCCGTCGACCGTGCTCGTGCCGACGGTCGTCTCCGCGGCGGAGTCGACGACGGCGGCCGTCCGCTCGGCCGACTCCGCGGCGCGCGACGCCGCTCGCGCGGCGACGACGGACGAGACGTCCGCCCGTTCGACCGCGCGGACCTTCTCTGTCAGCCGCGACTCCAGTTCGCCGACGTCCGACGGGCGCTCCTCCTCGTCCTTGGCCATGAAGTCGACCGCGCCCTTCGCGAGCGCCTCGAGCGTGGCGTCGGCCCCCGCTTCGGTGTGGGCCGACAGCATGAGGATGCGCGTCGGAGACGTCGCCATGATCTCGTCGACAGCTTCGATGCCGTCCATGCCGGGCATCTCCACGTCCATCGTGACGAGGTCCGGTTCGAGGTCGCGGGCGGTCTCGACGGCGCTCTCGCCGTCGGCCGCGCGGTGGACCTCGTAGCCCTGCTTGGACAGGATGTTGCCGATCACAGTTCGCATGAACTGCGAGTCATCGACAACCAGGACGCTGGTCATGCCGGAACGACGTCCTTGAGGGCCTTCCTGACGCTCGGCTCCTCGAACGGCTTCGTCACGTAGCCGTCCGCGCCGGCTTTGACCGCGAGCTTCATCTTCTCGCGCTGCCCGACGCTGGTACACATGATGACCCGCGAGTCGGGATCGAGCTTCTTGATGGCCGCCGTGGCCTTGATCCCGTTACACTTGGGCATCACGATGTCCATCATCACGATGTCCGGGTTCTGTTCTTTGTAGAGTTTTACCGCTTCGGCTCCGTTGGACGCCTCTCCGACGATGTGATAGTCGTCTTCGAGAATCTGTCTGAGTAGATTTCGCATAAAATGAGAGTCGTCCACTATGAGGACCCCTGTCGACATTCAGTTGATACACCAGAAACTGCTAGATGTAGCGGAACCATAAATGCTATCGCCCCGTTATCACCGGTGATAACGGCCGGAGAACCGGGGTAGCGGACCGCTGCCTCCGTTAAACGGTCAATAAGACGATAAATATCTCCGCGAGAGGGGAAGGCAGCCGGTGGTCACCCGGCGCTCTCCACGAGCAGGTCGGCGTCGATGACCGAGATGCGCTCGGCGGGGGCGTCCGCGTCGTCGTCCTCGGGCGGGATCTCGACGACCGCCTTGACGAGGTCGCCGGCGGGCATCTGAAACTCCGGTTCGTCCCGCCGGATCCGGCTGACGGGGAACGACTCGACGCCCTCCACGGCGTCGACGCGGATGCCCGCGCTCTGCTTGTCGGATGCGCGGTCGAAGACGACGACGCGCTGGGTGTCCTCCCCCTCCGCCGCGCTCGAGACCGGGAGCAGGACGCCAGGGTCGATGACCGCCGTGATCTCGCCGCGGAGGTCCATGACGCCCTCGACGGCCTCGCTCGACCGGGGCACGCGCGTCCGCTCGCCGACCTCGACGATGCTTCGCACGTCCGCGACGTCGAGGCCGTAGGACTGCTCGCCGAGTTTGAACACGAGGACGCGCTCGTGCTCTTCCGGCTCCTCATCGCCTTCACCGTCCTCTCTCACGTCCGCGTCTTGCTCGTCGTCGAGGCCCACCTCGTCCACGCCGAGTAGTTCTTCGGGGAGGTTCGTTGACATTGGTTGGTAGAGTATTCGAGGTCAGACACAAAAGCATTGACCTCGATACCTATCAGTTAGATATTATTACCTGCTCAGTGGGAAAAGTTCACGGTCGTGTGCCCCTACTCCGGTCGTATGACGAGCGAACGACGGATGTTGGCGTTCGATCTCGACGACGAGACGTACTGCGTCGGGATGGAACGAGTAGCGAACGTCGTCGAACGGGGGTCGCTCGACCCCGCCGACTCCGCGCCGGAGTTTCTCGCCGGGCGGATGGACCTCTCGGACCGGACGCTCCGGGTCGTCGACCTCAAGCGACTCTTCGGCGTCACCACGTCGGTGCGACGCAGCGGCGAGATCGAGGAGGGCGAGCACGTGATCGCCTTCGGCCCCCGCGGAGACGGGGAGGTCAACGCGTGGCTCGTCGACGAGGTCCGGGACGCCGTGACCGTCGATACCGACGACTTGCTCGAAGCGAGCGGCCTGGCCACCTACGTCGAGGGAGTCGTCCCCGCGGACGGCGACCAGGTCGTCTGGGTCGACGCCGAAGCGATAAACGCGGTCTGAGCCGTCGTCGAACGTACCAGACAGCCGGAAGATTCAAATATGATAATTTAATACCTCTTCGAAAGGATGGCCGCCACCCAGACCGAAGACGTCGACTCCAGATCCCTCCTCGCCGCGCTCGGGAGCAAGTACAGCGTCGAGATCCTCCACGCGACGCGCACGCCGACCTCCGCACAGGAACTGAGCGACGAACTGGACGTTCCGATCGCGACCTGCTACCGCCGGATCGAGGAGTTGGTCGACGCCGGGCTCCTCAAGTGCGAGGGGCGACAGCTCTCCGAGGAGGGCCGACGGACCAATGTCTACCGGCGGACGCTCGACGAGCTCACCGTCGATCTCACCTGCGAGTCGCCGACGGTGCAACGCAAGGAGCGCTCCGAGGCGAAAAACCGCATTCAGGACCAGATCGACGGCTGACCCGCCTCGCCCTCCACCTCTCTCCTACCTCCTCGTCGCGCTGCCAAAGAGAAGACTGAAGTATTCTCTGGGGATACCCTCGCTATGACCGAACGTGACGACCGGCCAGGCGAGCGCGTCCCGTCCGCGAACGACGGCGACCCGCCAGCGGACGAACGCGTCCTCCACGTCGGCCACGATCGCCCGATCCGCATCAGTGCGGGCCACAGACTCCTCCATCACGACGGCAAGTGTAGTCGCCCCCACGGCCACAACTACGATATAACCGTCCGCGTCGTCGGCGAACTCGCGCCCGAGGGGTGGGTCGTCGACAAAGGAGATATTACTTCAATAATATCCGAGTGGGACCACCGGTTCCTGCTGGAGCGCGGCGACCCGCTCGTGGAGGCGTTCGAGTCGACCGGCGACGACGACGGCGTCGTCGTCCTCGACCATCCGCCGACCGCCGAGGTGATGAGCGTCCTCCTCGAACGGCGCCTCGCCGACTGCCTGCCCGACACCGTCAGCGACGTGTCCGTGCGGGTGCGCGAGACGGCGGAACTCTGCGGCGGGGGGTTCTGAGTGCCCGTCAGCAGCGAGGTTCGGACCGCGGACGACGCCGACGGCGACCTGCCGGTGAACGAACTGTTCTACTCGCTTCAGGGCGAGGGAAAGCTCGCCGGCGTCCCCACCGTGTTCGTCCGCACGAGCGGCTGTAACCTCCGGTGCTGGTACTGCGACTCCTACCACACCTCCTGGGAGCCGACTCACGCGTGGATGGACCTCGACGACGTCGTCGACGAGGTGCGCGACCACGAGCGCGCCGACCACGTCGTCCTCACCGGCGGCGAGCCGATGATCCACGACGCCGCCGTCGACCTCATCGAGCGACTGGACGACGCGGGCTACCACGTCACCGTCGAGACGAACGGCACCGTCTTCCGCGACGCGCCGATCGACCTGGCGAGTATCAGCCCGAAGCTCGAGAACAGCACGCCGACCCCCGAACGCGACCCGAAGGGCGAGGGCGAGTGGGCAGACCGCCACGAACAGCGCCGCATCGACGTGGACGCGCTCACCGACCTCGTCGACGCGTACGACTTCCAGTTGAAGTTCGTCGTCACCGAGGCGGGGGACATGCCCGAGGTGAACGACCTCGTCGCGCGCGTCCGCGAAGCGGCGAGCGCTCCCGTCCGCGACGACGACGTCTTGCTCATGCCCGAGGGCGCGACGCGGGACCGGCTGAACGAGACGCGCGAGCGCGTCGCCGAACTCGCGATGGAGCACGGCTACCGCTACACGCCGCGCCTGCACGTGGACCTCTGGAACGACGCGCCCGAGACCTGACGACCTTTCCGAACCAATGACCGACGACTCACCTCCCACGACCGACGAACCGACCGAGAAACGCGCCGTCGTCCTCGCCTCCGGCGGCATGGACAGCGCCACCGCCGCCTACGAGGCGATTGAGCGCGGCTACGACCTCTACCTCCTGCACACCTCCTACGGCCAGCAGACGGAGGACCGCGAGTACGAGTGCGCCAGGAAGCTCGCCGAGGAGACCGACGCCGCGGACTTCCTGCACGTCGAGACCGGCCACCTCTCGGCGATCGGTGCATCCAGCCTCACCGACGAGGAGATGGTCGTGGCGGACGCCGATATGGAGGGCGACGAGGTGCCCAGTTCGTACGTCCCGTTCCGCAACGCGAACCTGCTGTCGATGGCCGTCTCCTACGCCGAGGCCAACGACTGCGACGCGGTGTTCATGGGCGCACACAGCGAGGACTTCTCCGGGTATCCCGACTGCCGCCCCGAGTTCTTCGACGCGTTCCAGACCGTGGTCGACGTCGGCACGAAGCCCGACACCGACGTCGAGATGGTCGCGCCGTTCGTCGAGTGGTCGAAGACCGACATCGCCGAGCGCGGCGTCGACCTCGGGGTGCCCTACGAGCACACGTGGAGCTGCTACCGCGAGAACGAGCCCGCCTGCGGCACCTGCGACGCCTGCGCGTTCCGTCTGCAGGCGTTCCAGCGGATCGGCGTCCGCGACCCCGTCGAGTACGCCGAGCGCCCGGAGTACGCCGAGTAGCTACGCCGCGCCGTCTTCTCTCGCCGTCGTCGTCACGTAGATGCCGCCGAGCACTATCGCTCCCGCGACGACGGTC
This portion of the Halostella limicola genome encodes:
- the cheB gene encoding chemotaxis-specific protein-glutamate methyltransferase CheB, translated to MTSVLVVDDSQFMRTVIGNILSKQGYEVHRAADGESAVETARDLEPDLVTMDVEMPGMDGIEAVDEIMATSPTRILMLSAHTEAGADATLEALAKGAVDFMAKDEEERPSDVGELESRLTEKVRAVERADVSSVVAARAASRAAESAERTAAVVDSAAETTVGTSTVDGASGVETTVTPDIAGEGPVTTVDRDLSDGAPTIVIGASTGGPKVVERILYELPADLRARVLVVQHMPASFTDRLAARLDALSEYDVSEASHGRRVGPGEAVIAKGGFHMRVAEASDDELRLRLTKGERRHGVRPAIDETMESAADVVPAPLVGVALTGMGRDGAAGIEAIKQAGGATVAQDEASSPVFGIPKQAIETGCVDSVLDVGDLTRGIVDAATTDGDTHG
- the cheY gene encoding chemotaxis protein CheY, producing the protein MSTGVLIVDDSHFMRNLLRQILEDDYHIVGEASNGAEAVKLYKEQNPDIVMMDIVMPKCNGIKATAAIKKLDPDSRVIMCTSVGQREKMKLAVKAGADGYVTKPFEEPSVRKALKDVVPA
- a CDS encoding chemotaxis protein CheW, producing MSTNLPEELLGVDEVGLDDEQDADVREDGEGDEEPEEHERVLVFKLGEQSYGLDVADVRSIVEVGERTRVPRSSEAVEGVMDLRGEITAVIDPGVLLPVSSAAEGEDTQRVVVFDRASDKQSAGIRVDAVEGVESFPVSRIRRDEPEFQMPAGDLVKAVVEIPPEDDDADAPAERISVIDADLLVESAG
- a CDS encoding chemotaxis protein CheW, whose amino-acid sequence is MTSERRMLAFDLDDETYCVGMERVANVVERGSLDPADSAPEFLAGRMDLSDRTLRVVDLKRLFGVTTSVRRSGEIEEGEHVIAFGPRGDGEVNAWLVDEVRDAVTVDTDDLLEASGLATYVEGVVPADGDQVVWVDAEAINAV
- a CDS encoding ArsR/SmtB family transcription factor, which produces MAATQTEDVDSRSLLAALGSKYSVEILHATRTPTSAQELSDELDVPIATCYRRIEELVDAGLLKCEGRQLSEEGRRTNVYRRTLDELTVDLTCESPTVQRKERSEAKNRIQDQIDG
- a CDS encoding 6-pyruvoyl trahydropterin synthase family protein, coding for MTERDDRPGERVPSANDGDPPADERVLHVGHDRPIRISAGHRLLHHDGKCSRPHGHNYDITVRVVGELAPEGWVVDKGDITSIISEWDHRFLLERGDPLVEAFESTGDDDGVVVLDHPPTAEVMSVLLERRLADCLPDTVSDVSVRVRETAELCGGGF
- a CDS encoding 7-carboxy-7-deazaguanine synthase QueE, which codes for MPVSSEVRTADDADGDLPVNELFYSLQGEGKLAGVPTVFVRTSGCNLRCWYCDSYHTSWEPTHAWMDLDDVVDEVRDHERADHVVLTGGEPMIHDAAVDLIERLDDAGYHVTVETNGTVFRDAPIDLASISPKLENSTPTPERDPKGEGEWADRHEQRRIDVDALTDLVDAYDFQLKFVVTEAGDMPEVNDLVARVREAASAPVRDDDVLLMPEGATRDRLNETRERVAELAMEHGYRYTPRLHVDLWNDAPET
- the queC gene encoding 7-cyano-7-deazaguanine synthase QueC, which translates into the protein MTDDSPPTTDEPTEKRAVVLASGGMDSATAAYEAIERGYDLYLLHTSYGQQTEDREYECARKLAEETDAADFLHVETGHLSAIGASSLTDEEMVVADADMEGDEVPSSYVPFRNANLLSMAVSYAEANDCDAVFMGAHSEDFSGYPDCRPEFFDAFQTVVDVGTKPDTDVEMVAPFVEWSKTDIAERGVDLGVPYEHTWSCYRENEPACGTCDACAFRLQAFQRIGVRDPVEYAERPEYAE